A region of Halalkaliarchaeum desulfuricum DNA encodes the following proteins:
- a CDS encoding creatininase family protein: MTWEEAGEAFLSADAVVLPTGSTEQHSRHLPLSVDSLRADHLSATLVEAAERRDLQLYRLPTLPYGYSQHHMRFPGTVTLTPETYREVIVEIGASIADHGVDRLLLLNCHGGNREPLKLAADRLGREYDLEVHFVHWTDFAREKLEEQFGDDWGHAGDHETSVIELFRPDLVREEHKEPQTTREFPETRSYTYFDEVTEEGGLGDPTNADPEAIEEIIAETTAEILDAFEADLDAGW, from the coding sequence ATGACCTGGGAGGAGGCCGGCGAGGCGTTCCTCTCGGCGGACGCGGTCGTCCTGCCCACGGGCAGTACCGAACAGCACTCCCGGCATCTCCCGCTTTCGGTCGACAGCCTGCGGGCGGATCACCTCTCTGCGACGCTCGTCGAGGCGGCCGAGCGACGGGACCTGCAACTGTATCGGCTGCCGACGCTGCCGTACGGCTACTCACAGCACCACATGCGCTTTCCGGGAACGGTGACGCTGACCCCAGAGACGTACCGCGAAGTGATCGTCGAGATCGGCGCGTCCATCGCCGACCACGGGGTCGACCGGCTGCTCCTTTTGAACTGTCACGGCGGCAACCGGGAACCGCTGAAGCTCGCGGCCGACCGGCTGGGACGCGAGTACGATCTCGAGGTCCACTTCGTCCACTGGACCGACTTCGCCCGCGAGAAGCTGGAAGAGCAGTTCGGCGACGACTGGGGTCACGCCGGCGACCACGAGACGAGCGTGATCGAACTGTTCCGGCCGGACCTGGTTCGCGAGGAACACAAGGAGCCACAGACGACCAGGGAGTTCCCGGAAACGCGGTCGTACACCTACTTCGACGAGGTGACCGAGGAGGGCGGGCTGGGCGATCCGACGAACGCCGACCCCGAGGCGATCGAGGAGATAATCGCGGAGACGACCGCGGAGATCCTCGACGCGTTCGAGGCGGATCTGGATGCCGGGTGGTGA
- the purQ gene encoding phosphoribosylformylglycinamidine synthase I — protein MTVAVVQFGGSNCDRDGVRALEHLGIDAERVWHEDGLPADVEGILLPGGFSYGDYLRAGAMAARAPVMREVRAAADEGVPVLGVCNGAQIGCESSLTPGAFTTNESARFQCEHVHCRVERADTPWTAAYEEGEVLRLPIAHAEGRFEISEDRYAQLEANDRILFRYCDADGNVTDEANPNGSTGNVAGLLGERESVAVLMPHPERATLPDLGLTDGAGVLYGFDPSLRS, from the coding sequence ATGACCGTCGCAGTCGTCCAGTTCGGCGGGTCGAACTGCGACCGGGACGGCGTCCGCGCGCTGGAACACCTCGGGATCGACGCCGAGCGCGTCTGGCACGAGGACGGCCTCCCCGCCGACGTCGAGGGGATCCTGCTGCCGGGCGGGTTTTCCTACGGTGACTACCTTCGGGCGGGAGCGATGGCCGCCCGTGCGCCGGTTATGCGGGAGGTGCGCGCTGCCGCAGACGAGGGCGTGCCAGTGCTGGGAGTCTGCAACGGCGCCCAGATCGGCTGTGAATCGAGTCTCACGCCCGGGGCGTTCACGACCAACGAGAGCGCCCGGTTCCAGTGTGAACACGTCCACTGCCGGGTCGAGCGCGCCGACACCCCCTGGACCGCCGCCTACGAGGAGGGCGAGGTGCTCCGCCTGCCGATCGCCCACGCCGAAGGACGATTCGAGATAAGCGAGGACCGGTACGCACAACTCGAGGCGAATGATCGGATCCTCTTTCGATACTGTGACGCCGACGGGAACGTCACCGACGAGGCGAACCCGAACGGCTCGACTGGCAACGTCGCGGGACTGCTCGGGGAACGGGAGTCCGTCGCGGTGTTGATGCCCCACCCCGAACGGGCGACCCTTCCGGATCTCGGACTCACAGACGGTGCAGGGGTGCTGTACGGGTTCGATCCCTCGCTGCGGAGCTGA
- a CDS encoding metal-dependent hydrolase encodes MGTTENFIRGPAENESTVYQLGHYGIALLCYAPVARLFVGAGEPHAALAGGLLVAGAAVLPDCDVYLPLSHRGLTHTLWFVVGVGVAVAVAVVTVATQSTATGVRPFWGPVAGLLAAGAVLSHVAVDAATPMGIRPFAPLSDWHVTLDLVASKHRTANVSLFLIGGAAVAIATMV; translated from the coding sequence GTGGGAACGACCGAGAACTTCATACGCGGTCCAGCCGAAAACGAGTCGACCGTGTACCAACTGGGTCACTACGGGATCGCGCTGCTGTGTTACGCGCCAGTCGCGCGGCTGTTCGTCGGGGCGGGAGAGCCCCACGCGGCACTGGCGGGCGGACTGCTCGTCGCCGGTGCCGCAGTGCTGCCCGACTGTGACGTGTACCTTCCGCTCTCCCACCGTGGACTGACCCACACCCTCTGGTTCGTTGTCGGGGTCGGGGTGGCGGTCGCTGTGGCCGTCGTGACCGTCGCCACACAGTCGACAGCGACCGGGGTCCGGCCCTTCTGGGGCCCCGTCGCCGGCCTGCTCGCGGCGGGCGCCGTCCTGAGTCACGTCGCGGTCGACGCCGCCACGCCTATGGGGATCCGGCCGTTCGCGCCGCTTTCCGACTGGCACGTCACGCTGGATCTGGTGGCGTCGAAACACCGGACTGCGAACGTCTCGCTGTTCCTGATTGGCGGTGCGGCGGTCGCGATCGCAACGATGGTTTAA